In Luteimonas viscosa, the genomic window AGTTGGTCTAGACAATCCATTCTAGATGGAATAGCGTGGCGACCATCGATCCCCGCCGGACATCAGTTGCCACATGGCCCGCAACCCGCCGCCCCCCAGGCCCACCGCCGCCGAACTCGACCTGCTGCGCCTGCTCTGGCGTCTGGGACCGTCGACGGTCAAGCAGGTGCACGAGGCGCGCCTGCGCGAGCGCCCCGACGCGACCTACGCCACGGTGCTGCGCCTGCTCCAGGTGATGCACGGCAAGGGCCTGCTCAAGCGCGACGAGAGCCAGCGCTCGCACGTCTACGCCGCTGCGCAGGCGCGGGGCCCGTTGCAGACGCGCCTGCTGGACGAGCTGATCCACAAGGCCTTCGCCGGCTCGGGCAAGGACCTGGTGATGGCGGCGCTGCGCGGGGGGCGGGTGAGCGATGCCGAGCGCGAGGAGATCCAGCGTTTCCTCGAGGAGAGCCGCGATGACTGAGTTCACCGGGCAACTGGTTCCCGCGCTGGCGATGGCGCTGCTGCACTTCCTGTGGCAGGGCGCGGTGGTCGGCCTGCTGGCCTGGCTGGCGCTGGTCGCCCTGCGCGGCGCGCGCCCACAGGTTCGCTACGTCGTGGCTTGCCTGGCATTGCTGGTCTGCGCCGCATTGCCGGCCTGGCATGTGCTCGATGCGATCGCAGCGGCGCGTGCTCCGGCATCTTCGCAGGCAGCCGTGTCCATGCCGGAAGGCGGCGCCTGGCACGTGGCGATGTTCCTGCCCGATGCAGGATTTTCCTCGACCCATGCCACGCCCGCCTGGATCGTGGCGCTGTGGGCGGCAGGGTGCGCCGTGCTGTCGCTGCGCATGGCGATGGGACTGCACTGGGTGCGGCGGCTGCGCAAGGGCGGCGTGCCGGCCGCTGCGGACTGGCAGACGCGCATTGATGCCATCGCCTCGCGCCTGGGCCTGGCAGCGGTTGCGTTGCGCATCGTCGATGCGGGCGACAGCCCCTTGACCGCGGGCTGGTGGCGCCCGGTCGTGCTGCTGCCCGCTGCGGTGCTTGCGCGGATGCCGGCCGATCTGCTCGAGGCGTTGCTCGCCCACGAGCTCGCCCATGTGCGCCGCCGCGACTACCTGGTCAACCTGCTGCAGGGCGTGGTCGAGGTCCTGCTGTTCTACCACCCGGTGGTGTGGTGGCTGTCGCACCGCATCCGCCATGAGCGCGAGCTGGTGGCCGACGATCTGGCTGCAGCCGCGCTTGGCGATCGGCGACGGATGGCGGTCGCGCTCGCCGAACTCGATCGCATCGCTTCGCCACGATCGTCCTTTCCCCGGATCCATTTCGCGCAAGCCGCGCACGGAGGTCACCTCATGTCCCGCATCCGTCAACTGGTCCGTCCCCAACGCCGCAGTCCGGGCGCCCTGCTCGCCCTGCCCGTGCTGGGCCTGCTGGCCACCGGCGCCACGTTCTACGTCCACGCCGGCAAGGTGGATGCCTTGCCGGTGACCCCCGCCTCGATCGCGCAGGCGGTCGTCGTCGCCGCCAATCCATCCCCCGTTCCGCTGGCTACGCCCGCATCGGATCCTGGCGCGGCCGCCTCGACGACCGCAGCGCCCGGGACGACCGCCCATGCCGATCGCGAAGACGGATACGCACTGGTCCGCGAGGGGGAAGACGGCTTTTCCATGTCCGGGCACAGCGCCGATTCCGACGCCATCGGCATCGCGTCGCGCGCCATCGACGGCGATTTCCTCTGGTTCCGCCGCGACGGCAAGGCCTGGATCGTGAGCGACGCCGACACCGTCGCCCGAGCCCGCGCCGCGTGGCAACCGATGGCACCGCTGGAGGCGCAGATGCGCACGCTCCAGGGCAGGATGCAGCCGCACAGCGAGCGCATGCAGGCCCTGTCCGCGCGCATGCAACCGTTGCAGGCACAGGCCGGCACGGAATCGACCGCGATGCAGGCGGCCGGCGCGCGCATGCAGGAACTGGCCGGGCAGATGCAGGAGATCGCGCAGGAACAGGCCGCCTTCGCCCAGCGGATGCAGGCGGGCGACCCGCAGCAACTGCAGTCCGAAATGGAAGCGCTCGAGGCGCGCCAGCAGGTGCTGCATGAGGAAATGGAACGGCACGCTTCGACCATGGAGGCCGAGGGACGCCGGATCGAGGCCAGCCACGCGCCGATGCAGGCGCTGGGACGCGAAATGGAGGCCGCAGCGAAGCCGATGGAAGCCATCGGCAAGGAGATGGAGGCGGTGGGCGCGCGGATCGAACAGGTGGCGAAGGTGGCCGATGGCGAAGTGCGTCGGATCATCGACGATGCCTGGGCACGCGGGCTGGCGTCGCCCGCGCCCGCCACGCAGTAGATCACGCAGACGGGAGTGCCGGCGGCCAGGTGGCCGCCGGTCCGCCGGGACTCAGACGGCCGCGGTCACCACGATCTCGACCTTCCACTCCGGCCGCGCCAGTCTGGCCTCGACCGTTGCGCGCGATGGCGCGTTGCCCGCGACCACCCAGGCGTCCCAGGCGCGGTTCATGCCCGCGAAGTCGGCGATGTCGGCAAGATAGATCTGCGCGCGCAGGATCCGGGTCTTGTCGCTGCCCGCCTGCGCCAGCAGCGCGTCGATCGCCTCGAGCACCTCCCGGGTCTGGATCTCGATGTCGGCGCCATCGGTCTCGGGGACCTGGCCGGCAAGGTAGACCACGCCGTTGTGGATGCTGGCCTCGGACATGCGGGGGCCGGCGTCGATGCGCTCGATCATGGGCGTTCCTGCTAAGAAGGAGCCGGCACGATAGGCCAATCGATGGCGCGCGTGAAGCGCTGGGGCTCCGCGCGATCCGGCATCCCCAGCGGATGCGTGCGTGACATCGCACCGGAGTCATGACAGCCGCCCACGGTCGCGTCATCCTGTGCTCCCGCCTTCGCGCGTCCCGCCCGTCCGCGCATGCCCGAACTCGAATTGCGCGCCGTGGTCCACCTCCTGCTGCACGCGACGGTGCCGCTGGCGGTCGCGCGCCTGTTCTGGCCCGCACGGTGGAAACGCGCCGCGCTGTGGATGCTGGCCGGCTGGGCGATCGACATCGACCATCTGCTTGCCGACCCGGTCTACGCCCCGGGCCGCTGCAGCATCGGCTTCCATCCGCTGCATACCTGGCCGGCGATCCTCGCCTACGGCGCACTGGCCATCCCGCAGCGGACGCGCTGGTTCGGCACCGGCCTGCTGATCCACATCGCGCTGGACGCGATCGACTGCCTGATGATGTGAGGTGCCGGCCTGTCGGGCCGATCGCGATGGCAGGCCTGCCATCGTGGCCGGTTGCCGCGGCGGTGCGCCGACGGCCCGTGCGATCCTCGCGAAGCCTGGGATACACGGCGCGGCGCACCCACGCTCACCGGGGTAATTCGATTACTTAGATAACTTGTTTAACATGCTGATTATAAACAAATCAACGTCGTCGATTAGCTGGCGGGCCGGCTGTGCGCCGTTCCGGCAGGCGCCGGCCCCGGACCTGTAGAACCGGCTCCGGAGCCGCCCGTGCCAGGGGCGCGCGAACTCGGGCGATCCCGCGGCGCGGCGGGGGGCACCAGCCGTTCGTGCCAGGCCGGGAGCAGCATCAACGCCGCGCTGCCGTACCAGGCGTGGTACTCGGGGACCATTTCACCCTGCACCACGACCGGGTCGGTCTCCGCCAGGGCCTTGGCCTCGTCGAGGCTGTCCACCGCGAACACGTACAGGCCGCGCCAGCCGTCCGGATGTTCGACGAAGGGCCCGGCCAGCACCAGCTGGCCCGCGTCCGAGAGGCGCTGCATGTTGGCGAAATGTCCGGCGAACATCGCGTCGCGCTCGGGCCCGTCGGCCATCCGCCGATCGCCCGTGGTCAGGATCACCAGCACGTAGCGGCGCATGCCGCGCTGGTCCGCACCGACGCGCGCGGCCAATGCCGCGTCGTGACCGGGGGGTGCGCCGGAGGGATCCGCAGGGGGCTTCGCGGCAACCGGCATCGCCAGCGTGAGCCAAAGGGCCGGCAGGAGGATCATGGCACGCATGGCGCGACTCCGTTGGACGGTGCGCCGAGTCTAGATGCGCCAGGGGCGGCGCGCGTGGTCGTCGGACGAACGGGGCGTCCCGTCGGTCCCGCCGGACGCCGACCGCCGCCCCCGCACCGCCGTTTCGCGCCTAGGGCAACTGTTGCAGCCGCGCCACGATCTCGTCGGCATGCTTCTCGTGCAATCCCGCGGTCGACCCGAAGGCGGTCGCGTTCGCGCTTTCGACCTCGAACTCGCCCAGGACGCCGCCGCCGGCATCGAGTACGCGGACCCGGCTGGCCACCTTGTCGCGTCCGGCCATGATCCCGGCCCATGCGCGCGCACCGTCGGAGCGTGCGTAGTAATGCGTCACGGTGACCTCCACCCTGCCCTCGCCCCGCCCGGATGCCAGCAGGCCCGCGTCGCGCAGCCGCTGCTGGATGAAACTGTCGAGGCGGGCGATGCCTTCTACGTCGTCGCCGCCTTCGTTGGCGAAGGCGTACGCATAGGTCCTGCCCTGCGCTTGCGCGGAATCGTCCTGGGCATTGCAGGCGGAGGCGAGGCCCCACAGTGCGAGGCACAGCAATGCAATG contains:
- a CDS encoding BlaI/MecI/CopY family transcriptional regulator, yielding MARNPPPPRPTAAELDLLRLLWRLGPSTVKQVHEARLRERPDATYATVLRLLQVMHGKGLLKRDESQRSHVYAAAQARGPLQTRLLDELIHKAFAGSGKDLVMAALRGGRVSDAEREEIQRFLEESRDD
- a CDS encoding RidA family protein → MIERIDAGPRMSEASIHNGVVYLAGQVPETDGADIEIQTREVLEAIDALLAQAGSDKTRILRAQIYLADIADFAGMNRAWDAWVVAGNAPSRATVEARLARPEWKVEIVVTAAV
- a CDS encoding DUF6122 family protein, producing the protein MPELELRAVVHLLLHATVPLAVARLFWPARWKRAALWMLAGWAIDIDHLLADPVYAPGRCSIGFHPLHTWPAILAYGALAIPQRTRWFGTGLLIHIALDAIDCLMM
- a CDS encoding M56 family metallopeptidase, with protein sequence MTEFTGQLVPALAMALLHFLWQGAVVGLLAWLALVALRGARPQVRYVVACLALLVCAALPAWHVLDAIAAARAPASSQAAVSMPEGGAWHVAMFLPDAGFSSTHATPAWIVALWAAGCAVLSLRMAMGLHWVRRLRKGGVPAAADWQTRIDAIASRLGLAAVALRIVDAGDSPLTAGWWRPVVLLPAAVLARMPADLLEALLAHELAHVRRRDYLVNLLQGVVEVLLFYHPVVWWLSHRIRHERELVADDLAAAALGDRRRMAVALAELDRIASPRSSFPRIHFAQAAHGGHLMSRIRQLVRPQRRSPGALLALPVLGLLATGATFYVHAGKVDALPVTPASIAQAVVVAANPSPVPLATPASDPGAAASTTAAPGTTAHADREDGYALVREGEDGFSMSGHSADSDAIGIASRAIDGDFLWFRRDGKAWIVSDADTVARARAAWQPMAPLEAQMRTLQGRMQPHSERMQALSARMQPLQAQAGTESTAMQAAGARMQELAGQMQEIAQEQAAFAQRMQAGDPQQLQSEMEALEARQQVLHEEMERHASTMEAEGRRIEASHAPMQALGREMEAAAKPMEAIGKEMEAVGARIEQVAKVADGEVRRIIDDAWARGLASPAPATQ
- a CDS encoding DUF4410 domain-containing protein, with amino-acid sequence MIRQTIALLCLALWGLASACNAQDDSAQAQGRTYAYAFANEGGDDVEGIARLDSFIQQRLRDAGLLASGRGEGRVEVTVTHYYARSDGARAWAGIMAGRDKVASRVRVLDAGGGVLGEFEVESANATAFGSTAGLHEKHADEIVARLQQLP
- a CDS encoding YciI family protein, whose protein sequence is MRAMILLPALWLTLAMPVAAKPPADPSGAPPGHDAALAARVGADQRGMRRYVLVILTTGDRRMADGPERDAMFAGHFANMQRLSDAGQLVLAGPFVEHPDGWRGLYVFAVDSLDEAKALAETDPVVVQGEMVPEYHAWYGSAALMLLPAWHERLVPPAAPRDRPSSRAPGTGGSGAGSTGPGPAPAGTAHSRPAS